The window TGTTTGTTGTCTCTGATGGTAAGAATGCGGGTGTTGCATCTACAGTGATTGCATGAGAAGGTGCCATGATGGGTATTGCAAAGTGAAAATCTCTGTTTTCCCTATCAGATGGGAATCAAGCTGGGTGAGAAAAGATCATTTAATAAGTGATCAGTATTTtaattgagaaatttattcaaagtTAATTAGAACCCAGATGTAACAACTTTCAAAAATATTAATTGCTTTATGTACAAATTCCATGCCCTTTTAaaaatttgggtggcacagttagcatagcaggtttacagcaccagtgctctctttaaggagtttgcaagtttcctccaggcactcaggttttctcccacccttcaaaacatagggggttgtaagttaattggggtatttgggtggcatgggctgtatgtctaaatttaaaatttaattaaaatgtgtttgtgtgtctgaaCATAATTGGAAACTAATCTAATTAAAAACGTGATGCTTTTTAATTAGAAAATGGCAGTACAAGTGCCTAACTTTGTATCCAGAAATGGAAACCTCCAAAAACCGGCACTTTTTTTCAGTAGATGaaatctgctcatcaaagatgttgtttggcaccaaacatgatcTGACGTGACCCTAGATCAACTCCCCTGTATTCCATTGTGTTTCGCTACTTTATAAGCGCTTCCAAATCACCTATACTGATGCCTGTCCAGCGGCGCCTCAATGGCCGTTATCGCTACACAATCCCCCGTGCAGTTGAAACCGCTTTACCAGCGCCAGCACAGGGGAACCGAAAAAGGGACCATTCTCCTGCCCCTGGTACAGCACAgggctgggggagagagagagacggcagcgtgactcgggtgagGGGGCGGAGATGGCAGCACAACTCTTACGGACTTAAAGGgacagaaatcaaaatgattccaaaatccagaagattctgaaCAACGGCAGGTGTCAGGTCCCAAtgatcccggataaaaggttaggcacctataATAACTACATGTTGTGGTGCAATTGATATTGGAGCAAATATGCCTCATTGTACCATACCCAAACATACATATTTCCTATAAAAGATGGAAGTCTTAAGACCAAACTTCTGTTGGAAGCAACTGTATAAGCTTGAAACGGGTTAAAAATTcttatttaaatatgtgaaaaactagcaatttatttttaaatgcagaaaatgttTTGATGAAGCAAAATAGGTCAGCAGTGTTGAATGCAAATTTTTGAAATCCTGCTGTCTGTCTGGAGAGGCATGCGAAGACTTTCAGGGTCAGTTTGGATCCCTCTAAGATACAACCTTTTCAGCACAAGACAAAGCTTTAAAAACTGAAAATTATGgaaattttaaacaaaaacataAATATTAGAAACAATAGGTCAGGCAACAAccatggaaagagaagcagaatgaACATTTTGGGACCAAACACTGTCAAACTATTTTGACCCGAAACATTAActcactttctctttccacagatcctgcctgtcctgttgagtatttccagcactgcTTGTGTTTAAGTTCAAAAAAACCTTCCTTTATCAGGGACTCTGTATGCACCTTGAGGCAATGTGATTATTAAATGCAGCTGCTTTGCACTCAGCATAAATATTTGATGACTGTAAAGTACCTTCTGATTGTGTCTTATTTTAAGTAATGGGGAAAGCTGAAGGATCAGTGGCAAGAGAAGAATGGCATGGACATGTAACGGCATTATCTGTAGCTCCAGAATTTAGACGTTTGGGGCTCGCAGCTAAACTGATGGAACTGCTGGAGGAGATATCTGAAAGGTTGGTAACTATTTTAGCTATTCTATATAGCATATTTCATCAGGGATAGATGAACATTGTGTTGTCTTCTATAGAAAAGGTGGATTCTTTGTGGATCTGTTTGTACGAGTATCGAATCAAGTGGCAGTCAACATGTACAAACAGCTTGGCTACAGTGTCTACAGGACTGTGATAGAGTACTATTCAGCGAGCAATGGAGAACCTGATGAAGATGCTTATGGTATGATTATAACTTTCTTTAAGTTTACCCAAAATTTGTGATTTTTGGTAGATCATGTTGGGTTTGTGTTGATTACTTTGAAATCCTATGCTGTGAATTTTTGAGTTACATATGTAAAAGGTCAGTGGTATCCAAGGTAAGATAGCAGAATGGGCAGAAAATTAATGGTAGAAAACAGACAGTGATGGTAGAAGgctgtttttcagactggagacctgtgactggTTGTGTGCTACAGGATACCATGCCAGACCCACTGCTGTTGGTCATCTATAATTgatgatttagatgaaaacaCATGGCGTGAttagcaaatttacagatgatgcAATAGTGTCGTATTATAGATAGTGAAGACtgttgccaaagattgcagcaggatcttaatCAGTTGGGCAGAGGAATTTAATAGAAAAatatgagatgatgcatttttggaGATCTACAGTGAATAGGACCAACACAGTGAGTGGTAAGAAtcagggagtgttgtagagcagaaggATCTAGGGGTGGAGGTAGATAAGGTGGTCAAAAAAGCTTTTGGccttcaccagagtattaaatatagaagttgggaggcCATGTTTCAGTTGtatgagaccccatttggagtattgtgttcagttctggtcaccatgctaTTGGAATGATTTTACAAAGCTGGAAAGGGCACAGAGAAGATTAAGAAGGAGGTTGCCAAGAATTAGTGGCCTGAGCAGGcttgggctttattccttggagcacaggagaatTAGGGATGATCTCAAAGGTGTACAAGTCGAGGTGGTCATGTTTCTGGGGCAGAGGCTGGCtcctggctcagaagggaaagggggggggggggggagagaagaggagagagataGTAATTGGGAACGTTGGTTAGACAAGTGGAAaggaggtttgctggatgagatcAAGGCTcctagatggtatgttgcctcccaggtgccagggacatctctgatcaagtgcacagcattctggagggggagggcgatctgccagatgttgtggtccatgtggataccaatgacataggtagaagtggagatgaggtcctgaaggaagaatatatggagttaggaaagaagataaaaagcaggaccttgagggaggtaatctcaggattgctgcatgTACCACACGCTAGAGaaggtaggaataggaagatgtggcagatgaatgaaTGACTAAATAGTTGGTGCAGGGAGCAggagttcagatttgtggatcattgggatcgctTCTGGGAAAAGTCTGACCTCTACAAAAAAGAtgagctgcacctgaactggactaatatcctggcaagcagttTTGCTAGATCTGTTGGGGGTGGAAATCAGATTGAGAatacagagattagggtagaaggacaactaGATTCGAAGGGAGAGAGGAATCAGAATGTTAAAATTCATGAGGGTGAGGGGGTAGTAAAAAGTGTATGTAAGGAGTGTATGTGGGGGACATTCTCTcaggtgtatctatttcaatgcaaggagcattgtaagaaaggtggatgagtTTAGAGCATGGACACATAGAAATATGATATggtagccatcagtgaaacttggttgcaggaagggcatgatTGCctgctaaatattccaggattctgttgcttGAAGCGTGATAGATCAGGGGGGATAAAAGGTAGAGAAGTcacattgcttgttagagaaaacataacagcggtgctatggcaggatagattggagggctcatccagtgaggctatttgggtggaagttaggaatgggaaaggcatgaaaacactaatgggggtgtactaatggacagagggaattagaggagcaaatttgtaaggagacaGCAATACATGTGTGGTAAACATAAGGTGATGAttgtagattttaactttccaaattgactgggacacccatacgGTAAAAGGGCTGATGGGCTggcatttgtcaaatgtgttcaggaaagttttctaaatcaatacatagaagaactgacTAGTGAgggatctcctattaaggaatGAGATAAGTCAGGTGACAGGTTTGTGTTGAGGAAGACTTTGGGTCTactgatcataatactattaaaTTTAGGTTAATAATGGAGAAAGATAGGAGTGGgtctaaggttgagattcttgattggaacaaagctaattttgaggagatgcaaaaggatttagaaggtgtgaattaggacaattttttttctgggaaggatgcaacagataaatggaggatattcaaaggggaaattctgagagtacagagttggtaagtccctgtgaggattaaaggaaaggttagaaaatatagggagctttggttttcaagggatattgggaatttggttcaggGGAAGAGAGATGTGTACAACTGGTATAGAGAGTAGGAaataaatgaggtgcttgaggaatataaagagtaCAGGTACAAACAAGATcggagaaactggatgcagactagatcacttcattgagcaccttggctctgtccaccacaatagccgaatctcccagtggtcacccatttcaattccttacctcattctcttgctgacatgcctgaccctggtctcatgtactgccagattgagacgaCCAGCAAACTGGAGGAACCACAACTCATTCCATCTGGCCATCtcccaactgaatggcattaacatcaatttctccagtttctgttacctTTAGCTCTGCACTCGCAGAATCAACAcgcctccacccccctccccttccattaacatatctaattaacaccttttttctGTTGGTTTGTGCTCCTGCACTTTTTACCTTCTCCCCACTTAATTCAGGCCCCTGCCAGCTTTTTAttctttacctgctatggacaTTGTGagtcctgctgagttactccagcatttctgtgttcgtcctacaatcacagcctctgcagacccTTGTGTTTCACTAGTTTTAATAGGAACCTAAGGGATAACTTTACACAGGAAGTGGTAACTGGATGAAAAGGGCTGGTTTATGAAAAAaattgggcagatacatggatagaataGGTTTAGAGATGGAGTCAATAGTATTTCCTCTTGAGAAAAAACAATTATGGGGCATGATTCTAAAAATGactgatatttttaaaatcatttttccaaaaattttctTCCCAAATTGGATGTATTAATAAAGCCTTGAAAATTTTACacttatcacataatggatcaatatcagaataaaagtgagataGCTTAACTTTTGAAATATGTATTCTGTGCACTACTTTGAATTGCAACAATGCTGCACACGGAAGGAGGATCCATTAATCAAATTTGGAACAGTATCCCAGACCTCATTAGGTGACAAATCCAAGTCAT of the Narcine bancroftii isolate sNarBan1 chromosome 4, sNarBan1.hap1, whole genome shotgun sequence genome contains:
- the naa20 gene encoding N-alpha-acetyltransferase 20 isoform X1 encodes the protein MTSLRAFCCDDLFRFNNINLDPLTETYGIPFYLQYLAHWPEYFIVAEAPGGELMGYIMGKAEGSVAREEWHGHVTALSVAPEFRRLGLAAKLMELLEEISERKGGFFVDLFVRVSNQVAVNMYKQLGYSVYRTVIEYYSASNGEPDEDAYDMRKALSRDKEKKSIIPLLHPVRPEDIE
- the naa20 gene encoding N-alpha-acetyltransferase 20 isoform X2 — its product is MHFFSQNHAQYGIPFYLQYLAHWPEYFIVAEAPGGELMGYIMGKAEGSVAREEWHGHVTALSVAPEFRRLGLAAKLMELLEEISERKGGFFVDLFVRVSNQVAVNMYKQLGYSVYRTVIEYYSASNGEPDEDAYDMRKALSRDKEKKSIIPLLHPVRPEDIE